In Dermacentor albipictus isolate Rhodes 1998 colony unplaced genomic scaffold, USDA_Dalb.pri_finalv2 scaffold_15, whole genome shotgun sequence, the following proteins share a genomic window:
- the LOC139051892 gene encoding uncharacterized protein — MYVDVEHKNRDSVLPYVTFAYNTVVQETTQITPFKLVYGRNRTTTLDGMLPHVSDEENLDVATYLQRAEEARQLARLRIKNQQRTDSRHYNLRRICLEYHPGDHVWAWTPIRRRGLSEKLLRRYFVPYKLIRRIGTLDYEVVPDDISLSEPGLSRPQIFHVVRLKPFYQR; from the coding sequence atgtacgtcgacgtcgaacacaagaacCGGGAttccgtcctgccgtacgtaacgttcgcttacaacacagtggtgcaagaaacaacacagatcacaccgttcaagttggtttacggcaggaaccggACAACGACTCTCGACggcatgctgccgcacgtctccgacgaagagaatcttgacgtcgccacctatctccagcgcgcggaagaagcccgacagctcgcccgcctgcgcatcaagaaccagcagaggaccgacagccgacactacaacctccggcGAATCTGCTTGGAGTACCATCCCGGTGACCATGTTTGGgcttggaccccaatacgccgacgaggacttagcgagaagcttttacgccgttATTTCGTACCCTACAAgctcatccgacgcattggcacactcgactatgaggtcgtaccagacgACATTTCGCTATCAGAGCCGGGGCTTTCACGACCTCAAATATTCCACGTTGTGCggcttaagccgttctaccagcgctaa